In Heliomicrobium undosum, the following proteins share a genomic window:
- the cas7e gene encoding type I-E CRISPR-associated protein Cas7/Cse4/CasC codes for MKIECHVLQNFAPSCLNRDDTNTPKMCEFGGVPRARVSSQSWKRAIRNFFVLENSIPIGFRTKRLVEKVKTLTNGEISDETVTQFISAHYSKMDDKRTDETAVLLFISESEIEAIVQCLRDGADKKTATERLKKARLSADIAMFGRMVAEVPERKIDAACQVAHAISTHRVNMETDFFSAMDDLQQTDETGAGMLGIQGYNSACFYRYSLIDVNQLEENLKGDQELALQSVREYLRAFCLAFPSGKQTVMTAYNPPSFVLFIVRNAGVPVSLANAFVKPVRTDDLVSASIDRLVRYHDQMNKVYGLYQEATQAVVHDRDDQFPLHGLSSAKKDSFDKAVNLIVETVRRERA; via the coding sequence TTGCCTCAACCGGGATGATACAAATACACCGAAAATGTGTGAATTTGGCGGTGTTCCCAGGGCGCGCGTTTCCAGTCAATCGTGGAAGCGGGCCATCCGGAACTTTTTTGTTTTAGAAAACAGCATCCCTATAGGCTTTAGAACGAAACGATTGGTGGAAAAGGTAAAGACGCTGACGAACGGTGAGATTTCGGACGAAACGGTTACTCAGTTCATCAGCGCCCACTATTCAAAAATGGATGATAAAAGGACCGATGAAACGGCTGTTTTGCTTTTCATTTCGGAAAGTGAGATAGAGGCGATCGTACAGTGTTTACGCGATGGGGCTGACAAGAAAACAGCGACTGAACGGCTGAAGAAGGCGCGACTGTCGGCTGATATCGCCATGTTTGGCCGCATGGTGGCGGAAGTGCCGGAACGTAAAATCGACGCCGCTTGTCAGGTGGCCCACGCGATCAGCACCCATCGGGTAAATATGGAAACAGACTTTTTCTCGGCCATGGACGATCTACAGCAGACCGATGAAACCGGTGCAGGCATGCTGGGGATCCAGGGATACAACTCTGCATGTTTTTATCGGTACTCCCTTATCGACGTGAACCAATTGGAGGAGAACCTAAAGGGCGATCAGGAGCTTGCGTTGCAATCGGTCAGAGAATACCTGCGGGCTTTTTGTCTTGCTTTCCCTTCCGGAAAACAAACTGTGATGACGGCCTATAACCCTCCGTCTTTCGTCCTCTTCATTGTGCGAAATGCAGGGGTGCCGGTATCATTGGCTAATGCCTTCGTGAAGCCGGTTCGAACGGATGATCTTGTTTCCGCCTCGATTGATCGTCTGGTGAGATACCATGATCAAATGAATAAGGTGTATGGTCTTTATCAAGAGGCGACGCAGGCGGTCGTCCATGATCGTGACGATCAGTTTCCATTGCATGGCCTCAGTTCTGCAAAGAAAGATAGTTTTGATAAAGCCGTCAATCTAATTGTGGAGACAGTGCGGAGAGAGCGGGCATGA